Sequence from the Planktothrix sp. FACHB-1365 genome:
ATCCCTTTCTCCGTGAGTATATTTTTCAACTAATTGTTTAATGTCCATTCTCTAATATTTTGTTTAATTCGTGTTAGCCTGACTAGAAACTGAAGTCGGTACTGATGCCAACCTCTGCTTATGGATCAGAGGACTGTAATTTATTTCGAGCCCGACGAGCAGAACGCAATAATTTAACCCGGTAAGGATCGGCATCGGTACGCCAGTAGACACGATAACCCCTGATTTCAGCACAATGATCTTCTAAACATTTTAACCAACCCAGGCGCGTCCGAATCAAACGAAAGTTATCCAACAGTCCCCATTTTTCTTCTTGGTCACTGAGTCTAACCAACTGTTGATAGTGGGGATACTCTGGCGTGACCAAGGTTTCTTTGCGATGCAATATGGGGGGATTAGGGCCATCATAGGCTTGATAGCTCACCTGAAGATCCCGTAAGTCAATTTGCATACAAGTGCTCAGAGTCGGATGAGGTTCGAGATCAAAATCGGGAGAAAATAAATAGGAAATTTTGGGCGTTTTGATATGAAACTTAATTAAGTTTGCACCTTCAGGACGACCGAGAGTTTGACTCGCGCATCCCTCATAGAGTCGCAGTAAGGGATCAAGTTTTTCCAATGCTGAAATATGAATCCAGAGGGAATTGGCTCGTTTTTGACCGACTGCACTATTTTGGCAATGGTTGGCAATAATTTTAGGATCACCAAGAGTATATAACATTAGATCAGCTAAATTACAAGATTTTTTATAACTACCGAATAAACCTTTTATATCATTTTTCATTTGTTCTGAAAGCTGAAACAGTTTAGGGCGACGACCAAACCGACTTAAGGCAATATAAACCAGTAGATCTTGACGGCGTTTATGGGCGATTATATCCCATTCATCGGGATTTGTTGCTTGTAAAATCACTTGAAATGCACGTTTCAGACTGCCGAATTCTTGTTTAATGGGTTCTTCTTCTGGAAGTTCGGTATCGACGGGTAAACGACCGCGATCGCTAACAAATTGAATCAAGGGTTGCAGTAAATCTTGATAATCTTCAAAGCGTTTAATGTTTAACCGGACTTTGGGAGAAGTTAACCGGGAACGAAAGCGAGAGGCGCGAAATTTTTCAGCTTCTGTTTCATCCCGAAAAACAATATAAACTCCTAAATCTAAAGGAATAGCATCAACATTTAACACCTGATCAATATAAACTTTGAGTTCTTCCTGTTGATAGTATTTCTGAAAAGTATTGCGACTGGTAATCACTCCATCCCCATAAACCATGATGCCTTTTTCTTGAGTATCGACTAATACTTGGGCTGCGATAATTAACACCTTTTGGGTTAAATCCCACGCCTGAATTAACGCTTCTCGTCGTTCCGTTTGACATTCAATGACATTAATTACATAGCCTAAATTGACAATATCTGATTCAACACGAGGGGTCTGGGGAGAATAATAAGGGTCCCATCCGGTGCTGATATATCCCTGTTCTGCTAATCGTTGAATATCTCCCCCATATCCACAGCCATAATCAAAAAAAGTAGTCTCTTTTTGAAAGAGTTCCGCTTCTAATGCTAAACGAACCGGACGGGATAAAGTTTTTCGAGGAAGGGCGGCACGATGACGTTCAATTTTAGGGAGAAAAGCTAAGGGATCATCGGGATTAATCGGAATTAAAGACTCTAAATGATCTCCAATTTTTATCACCTGATGATCTTGAATTTCTACCCCATGTTTATTTAAGTGTTGTTGCCATCCTTTGCGAGTTCCAATGGTGCGATAGAGACGAGTTTCTGATTGAATCAATTCTGCATCTAAAGCAGAGACGGATACTCGTCGGGGTTCTAATAATCCTAATTTTTCTTCAGTTTGAGTCAGTTGGGTGAATTTTTCATAATGGGGATAATCAGAACTCACAAAGGTTTCTTTTCGATGTAAAATTGGCGGATTATCACTATTAGAATAATCCATAAGATTGACTTGTCCGGTTTTAACATTAACTTGAAAACTAGCCGTTAAAGCCGGATGGGGATCTTGATCAAAGTCAGGATAAAATAAATAAGAAATAACGGGTTGATTGGTATGAAATTTGATCAGAGTAAAGGGTTTGAGCAAGGGTAAATAAAAACGGCTTAATTGTTCATAAATTCGTAATAAAATATTTAATTCGCCTAAAGCTGAACGATGAATATATAAAGCATTGGGAAGTTTTTTCCCCAAGAAACTTTGCTGACAAGATTGATTAATAAAATTCGGGTTTTGCAGATTCAATAACAGTTGATCAATAATCAGACAAGTGTGTTGGTAACTGCCAAAATAATTATAAATTTCTTGTTGAATTTCGGGAGAAAAAGTCTTAAAACAGTTCAGACGAGGGGGAACTTGTCGTTGCAGAGCTTGTAAAGCAAGAAACATCAGTAAATTATTCCCGACCCGGACATCACCATTGGGAGAGTTTTGTTGAGTTAAAACCTCAGAGGCAGTAAGACATTCCCAAGAATAACTCTGGGGAGGAAAAACGAGATGATGACTACTACTCATTCGTCTGACCCCGATTAAAACGTAGCGGTTTATTCTGATTTTAAAGCAAGAAACAGGAATGAAGAATTAAGAATGATGAAGCTTACCCTGAGAAATCTTAAACTATGGCTAACGAATCCTTATTTCCGGGTCAATCCCATTATGTCACAATTCCTGAACAACAACACCCAACGCTCCGACGTCGCCGGATGCACAAAAGCGTTGCTTTCTTATTATTAATCGGATGTTTTTTTAGCGGTTTAGGAATTCAACTCGCCCGGTTACAATTAATTCAAGGAGAATATCATCGAGTTCGAGCCGAAAATAATCGCTTACGTTTGATTCCTGTTCCTGCAAAACGAGGTCAAATTTTAGATCGAAACGGGTTTTTATTGGCGGGAAGTCAACTGTCTCGCTCGGTTTATTTATGGCCCCAAGAACAATCTCCTCAACAATGGAAAATTACCGCCCAACAACTGCAATCTATTTTAAAAGTTCCCGCTTCTGAAATTCTGGAAAAATTAGAAAAAACCGGTTATCGTTCTCGAATTCCGGTGCGCGTTAGTCCGAATTTATCTCCCGGAATGTTTATTGGTTTAGCCGAGAAAGTGGAAAATTTACGCGGTGTGGAAGTGCGGGGAGAATCCCGAAGAAGTTATCCTAATGGCAATTTATTGGCTCATATTTTAGGTTATATTGGGGAAGCGACATCGGAAGAATTAAAAGCAAATCCTGATTATCCAATGGGAATGATGGTGGGAAAAATGGGGATTGAAAAATTAGCCAATTCTAAAATCCAGGGAGTTTGGGGAAATCGATTAATTGAAGTGGATGCGAAAGGACAGGAAATTCAAGAGTTAGGATTGCAATCTCCAAAACAAGGAGAATCTATGGGTTTAACGGTAGATTTAGCTTTACAAAAAACCGCCGAAAAAGCCTTAGCTAATCGTCGAGGGGCGGTTGTGGTTTTAGATGTTAAAACTGGAGGAATTTTAGCGTTAACCAGTGGGCCGACTTTTGATCCCAATCTCTTTACGGATCAAGTAACGTCGCAGGAATGGAAACAACTTCAAGGCGCTGAACAACCTTTATTAAATCGAGCTTTACAGGGATATCCCCCCGGTAGTACCTTTAAAATTGTGACGACAACGGCCGGAATTGAATCCAGAAAATTTTCACTCACTTCTAAATTAGCAACTGCTTCAGCAATTAAAATTGGTGGGATTGCTTTTCATGAACATGGAAATGGTTATGGTGTGATTGGATTTAAGGATGCTTTAGCTTTTAGTAGTAATACCTTTTTCTATCAAGTGGGGATGAAAACAGGGCCAGAAAATATCGCAAAATGGGGCAAAGAATTGGGAATTGCGGGAACGATTAATTTAGATTTATTGGGGTTAGATGGAGCAAATCACGGACAAATTCCTACCCCAAAAGAGAAGGAAAAGTTATATGGAGAACCTTGGTATGTAGGAGATACGGTAACCATGGCAATTGGTCAAGGTTTAGTCTTAGTTACCCCCTTAGAATTGGCGGTGATGATTTCTACTGTTGCTAATAATGGTTGGCGAGTTCAACCCCATTTATTAATGTCTCAAACGAATACATCTGAAACTAAACCGATGAAAACAAAAATTTCTGCATCCACACTGAATCTCATTCGCGCTGGATTAATTGATGTGGTGAAAAAAGGAACGGGACGAGGATTAAATGATGGCACAATTCCTTTAACGGGGGGAAAAACGGGAACAGTTGAAATCCCTGGACAGCCGGATAATGCAATGTATGTTGGGTTTGGGCCTGCTAATAAACCGGAAATTGCGATCGCTGTGGTGGTGGAAGCGGGAGGATATGGAGCAGTTTCTGCGGCTCCGATTGCCCATGACATTTTTAAAACCTATTTTAGCAATCGAAACGTTCCAACTCAATCTAAACCTTAAAACCGTTAAACAATCAACAAATTAGAAACAGAACTGTTATTAAAAATTAGTTCCCGTGATTCCTGACGAACTAATCCTTCAATCACAGCTTCTTGTAGTTTGAAAAAGGCATGAAAATCCTCCATACTGTATTTGGTTGTTTGCAAAAGGTTCCGCAAACGTTCTTCAGCATCGATTGTTAGGTAGCCTGTCTCTAAACAAGTCTCAACGATCAAGTTAATTTTATTCATTTTTGTTGACATCTCGTTACGAAATGGTGAGTTTATTGCTGTAGAAATTACGTTTTTATTCTCCATACTTACACAGAGATATTACATCTTTCTAAAGAAAGATTATTATAAAGATTATTATGATCAAATCTTGATATTTGAGATAATCAGATGCAAAACCTATTTTGGACGATTCTGAAATCAAAAAGTTCCCCTGATTTCATCCCAGATCGAAATCTTCACGTTAAAATCATGATTGGTAAACCTTCTACTGGATTTCGCCCCACTCAATCTTCTGGGTGATCAATAATTTGTACTGTATCTAACTTTAACTGTAGAGTTTGTTTGCAGACAATTTACAAAAGCGGGAAGCTACAAACGTCAGGGAGAAACCGTTGTGAGATCTTGAGTGTCTCGCCGAGCGTTAAAAAATGTACTATTGTATTAGTGATACATTGGGTTAATTTCGTTCTCTTTATGTCATTGAATCGCCGTCAATTTTTAGGGTTAAGTGGTCTGAGTGCGTGTAGTGTGATTGCATGGGAGATTAAAAAGCGGTTTTTGACGACTTCTGAAACTTCACATCAAGAAATTCCGTTAACACATCATGCGATCGCAGCAGTTCCTAGTAGTCATCAACCGTTATTTCGTTTTATCGCGATTGGAGATGCAGGCACAGGAGAGATAGGGCAATATGATGTCGCTAATGCCATGTTTCGCTATTATCAAAACAATCCTTTTCAAGTGGTAACTTTACTAGGAGATAATATTTATACAAATGGTGAAATTGAGAAAATCAACGCCGTTTTTGAGAAACCCTATCAACCCTTACTCAAAGAAAATGTTAAATTTTATGCCTGTTTAGGAAATCACGATCTTAGAACAGAAAATGGAGATCGTCAAGTAACTTATCCTTTATTTAACATGAAGGGTCGTTACTATAGTTTTCAATATGATCCGGTGGAATTTTTTGTTTTAGATGCCAATCATAATGCGGACTGGGAAAACCAAATGCCTTGGTTAGAAAACCAACTGCAAAAAAGTCAATCTCCTTGGAAAATTGTTTATAGTCATTTTCCCATTTATTCTTCTGGAGTATATGGTGTTAATGAAGAATTAATTAATCGCTTAACGCCATTATTTAAACAATATAAGGTTCAACTTTATATGAATGGTCATGAACATGATTATGAACGCACGAAACCGATTGAGGGTACCACTTATTTAACAACGGGTATCGGAGGCGCTCCCATTCGGCCAGTCGGACGTTCAGAGTGGACAGCAACCGCCGCCTCAACGTTAGGATTTACGGCGATTGAAATTTATGCTGATCATCTCATGATTCGCGGGATTGATCCTGAAGATCAAGTGTTTGATGAAGGGATAATTAAATTGCATGGATCGCTTTAAGAATTAACACACAACTGGGAGCCTGAGTCATTTAGCTATTTCTCGATGAGTGCCAAGCAAAGCTAAAATTTGATCAAACTGGAAGTTATCAACTAAATAAGCAAGAGTTTCAGCTAAAGCGGCATTTTCCGATGGAATCTGTTTGAGTAAAATTAAAATCCCTGTGTCTGTACATTGAGATGCACACTCATACAGTTTTTTTAACCATTCTAAAGGCATTTGATCTAAATGTACCTTCAGGTCTTCCCGTTGCAAAATTTGCGTCTGTTTTGAGTTAATTTTTTCCAGATTTCTAACATCTTGATAAGTATATTGAACCCCTAAATGTTGCTGAATTGTTTCTAAAAGTTGTTCCCTGTGGAAAGGTTTGCGAATAAAATTATCACAACCTGCGGCTAAAACCAT
This genomic interval carries:
- a CDS encoding DNA phosphorothioation-associated putative methyltransferase, coding for MSSSHHLVFPPQSYSWECLTASEVLTQQNSPNGDVRVGNNLLMFLALQALQRQVPPRLNCFKTFSPEIQQEIYNYFGSYQHTCLIIDQLLLNLQNPNFINQSCQQSFLGKKLPNALYIHRSALGELNILLRIYEQLSRFYLPLLKPFTLIKFHTNQPVISYLFYPDFDQDPHPALTASFQVNVKTGQVNLMDYSNSDNPPILHRKETFVSSDYPHYEKFTQLTQTEEKLGLLEPRRVSVSALDAELIQSETRLYRTIGTRKGWQQHLNKHGVEIQDHQVIKIGDHLESLIPINPDDPLAFLPKIERHRAALPRKTLSRPVRLALEAELFQKETTFFDYGCGYGGDIQRLAEQGYISTGWDPYYSPQTPRVESDIVNLGYVINVIECQTERREALIQAWDLTQKVLIIAAQVLVDTQEKGIMVYGDGVITSRNTFQKYYQQEELKVYIDQVLNVDAIPLDLGVYIVFRDETEAEKFRASRFRSRLTSPKVRLNIKRFEDYQDLLQPLIQFVSDRGRLPVDTELPEEEPIKQEFGSLKRAFQVILQATNPDEWDIIAHKRRQDLLVYIALSRFGRRPKLFQLSEQMKNDIKGLFGSYKKSCNLADLMLYTLGDPKIIANHCQNSAVGQKRANSLWIHISALEKLDPLLRLYEGCASQTLGRPEGANLIKFHIKTPKISYLFSPDFDLEPHPTLSTCMQIDLRDLQVSYQAYDGPNPPILHRKETLVTPEYPHYQQLVRLSDQEEKWGLLDNFRLIRTRLGWLKCLEDHCAEIRGYRVYWRTDADPYRVKLLRSARRARNKLQSSDP
- the mrdA gene encoding penicillin-binding protein 2 — its product is MANESLFPGQSHYVTIPEQQHPTLRRRRMHKSVAFLLLIGCFFSGLGIQLARLQLIQGEYHRVRAENNRLRLIPVPAKRGQILDRNGFLLAGSQLSRSVYLWPQEQSPQQWKITAQQLQSILKVPASEILEKLEKTGYRSRIPVRVSPNLSPGMFIGLAEKVENLRGVEVRGESRRSYPNGNLLAHILGYIGEATSEELKANPDYPMGMMVGKMGIEKLANSKIQGVWGNRLIEVDAKGQEIQELGLQSPKQGESMGLTVDLALQKTAEKALANRRGAVVVLDVKTGGILALTSGPTFDPNLFTDQVTSQEWKQLQGAEQPLLNRALQGYPPGSTFKIVTTTAGIESRKFSLTSKLATASAIKIGGIAFHEHGNGYGVIGFKDALAFSSNTFFYQVGMKTGPENIAKWGKELGIAGTINLDLLGLDGANHGQIPTPKEKEKLYGEPWYVGDTVTMAIGQGLVLVTPLELAVMISTVANNGWRVQPHLLMSQTNTSETKPMKTKISASTLNLIRAGLIDVVKKGTGRGLNDGTIPLTGGKTGTVEIPGQPDNAMYVGFGPANKPEIAIAVVVEAGGYGAVSAAPIAHDIFKTYFSNRNVPTQSKP
- a CDS encoding metallophosphoesterase, translated to MSLNRRQFLGLSGLSACSVIAWEIKKRFLTTSETSHQEIPLTHHAIAAVPSSHQPLFRFIAIGDAGTGEIGQYDVANAMFRYYQNNPFQVVTLLGDNIYTNGEIEKINAVFEKPYQPLLKENVKFYACLGNHDLRTENGDRQVTYPLFNMKGRYYSFQYDPVEFFVLDANHNADWENQMPWLENQLQKSQSPWKIVYSHFPIYSSGVYGVNEELINRLTPLFKQYKVQLYMNGHEHDYERTKPIEGTTYLTTGIGGAPIRPVGRSEWTATAASTLGFTAIEIYADHLMIRGIDPEDQVFDEGIIKLHGSL